Within Caldalkalibacillus thermarum, the genomic segment GGCATTGTCATCGCAGACACGATTAAGGTGAAAGTCATTAAACAAGACGGCATGCTTCGTCTGGCCATTGATGCACCTAAAGAGATCCCGGTTATAAGAACAGAAATATATCAGGAGCCAGACAACCTTAAAGAGAGACAACAGCTCTTCATCGAAAGCTACACAAAAGGTTTTTCT encodes:
- a CDS encoding carbon storage regulator produces the protein MLVLGRREGEGIVIADTIKVKVIKQDGMLRLAIDAPKEIPVIRTEIYQEPDNLKERQQLFIESYTKGFSPQRG